The following are encoded in a window of Arctopsyche grandis isolate Sample6627 chromosome 4, ASM5162203v2, whole genome shotgun sequence genomic DNA:
- the Dnaaf6 gene encoding dynein axonemal assembly factor 6: MNYEGSDLLKLAELLKPPDDAPKADCSKAIQANSHNQNVQVKKTETPKTLEEFEMQQELEFNELTMESKKQPQFNIKYSQAVTAEDVFLQLGPKTPSSSSCEDMIITIELPDEKFSAMDLNLTKTDLKLDGFIYKLRLSLPHPINPDLSNAKWNQTDETLVLTLRMCREFDFVNF; encoded by the exons atgaattacGAAGGATCAGATTTACTAAAATTAGCTGAGTTGTTGAAACCTCCAGATGATGCTCCAAAAGCAG ATTGCAGTAAAGCAATACAAGCAAACAGCCACAATCAAAACGTGCAAGTCAAGAAAACCGAAACACCAAAGACGTTGGAGGAATTTGAGATGCAACAAGAGTTGGAATTCAATGAACTGACAATGGAGAGTAAAAAGCAGCCTCAGTTCAACATCAAATACAGTCAAGCGGTCACAGCCGAAGATGTGTTTTTACAATTGGGTCCTAAGACACCGTCTTCGTCCAGCTGTGAGGATATGATAATAACAATCGAGCTGCCCGACGAAAAATTCTCGGCAATGGACTTGAATCTCACCAAGACAGATTTGAAACTGGATGGATTTATATATAAACTCCGTTTATCATTGCCACATCCGATTAATCCTGATCTATCCAACGCTAAGTGGAATCAAACTGATGAAACACTTGTTTTAACACTACGGATGTGTCGAGAGTTTGATTTCGTCAATTTTTAA
- the LOC143910173 gene encoding uncharacterized protein LOC143910173 isoform X2 encodes MVCKEDVLTWFKELESYKRIDAMCSLLNMCLPFELRFVGTYVEELGKRDFQELRGAELRANNPTELAHDVAAAAQDPRAPRKMALYVSLLRSCNTACAATLYAVLVGLERAGLLAGLRAGNDPLEELLLLYSMALHHPAFTFDQRSHFGDILDRLKLEEARHRQPAPPLPPLPSAPSPSPTPAADDYYSPPPPPHPSHPSHHHPHPHPHRQPNESHRYPDGAPCGNCLLANPSMRMYMKTPQLQGPPVTSDQMNDIITPVIVTNAPSSNEPLMPVLPEGVLPPPTYPVPPYNMLDYNIPHGHWPEVVMPEMLPPEPSSPCDSRPVSPNVQVPPPPLPVVPRVTPRSAQETQLPPPLHDSHHHQQHQLVDPFNNLNLNDIKHMDEDRLHDLGISPNVVAQLRSLEKINGLQRPSQSSKPPSSYSASQIRHQQSSGSESGSSTGSHSPPDTPALSAPGSIGHGRQRQPSPPLYLFHHYPRPVFSAPFPSYRPNFTPFTANGEAPMYGPQYNPSYVPIPMFTQPKVSCFNCGTTGHTGSECKEPSIEEVTRAGGYQLDYSTAPPDINDK; translated from the exons ATGGTCTGCAAGGAGGACGTGCTCACGTGGTTTAAGGAGCTCGAGAGCTACAAGCGCATCGACGCCATGTGCAGTCTGCTCAACATGTGCCTGCCCTTCGAGCTGCGCTTCGTCGGCACGTACGTCGAGGAGTTGGGCAAGCGCGACTTCCAGGAGCTGCGCGGCGCCGAGTTGCGCGCCAACAACCCCACCGAGCTGGCGCACGACGTGGCCGCCGCCGCGCAGGACCCGCGCGCGCCCCGCAAAATGGCGCTCTACGTCTCCCTGCTCAGGTCCTGCAACACGGCCTGCGCCGCCACCCTCTACGCCGTGCTCGTCGGCCTCGAACGCGCCGGCCTCCTCGCCGGCCTCCGCGCCGGCAACGACCCTCTCGAGGAGCTCCTGCTGCTCTACTCCATGGCCCTCCACCACCCCGCCTTCACCTTCGACCAGCGCTCCCACTTCGGCGACATCCTCGACCGCCTCAAACTCGAGGAGGCGCGCCACCGCCAACCCGCACCCCCGCTCCCTCCCCTGCCCTCGGCCCCCTCCCCCTCACCCACCCCCGCCGCCGACGACTACTACTCGCCTCCGCCCCCGCCGCACCCCTCACACCCCTCACACCACCACCCCCACCCGCACCCGCACCGCCAGCCCAACGAGAGCCACCGCTACCCCGACGGAGCCCCCTGCGGCAACTGCCTCCTGGCCAACCCCTCCATGAGGATGTACATGAAGACGCCTCAGCTCCAG GGACCGCCGGTGACGTCGGATCAGATGAACGACATCATAACTCCGGTGATAGTGACGAATGCGCCGAGCTCAAACGAGCCCCTCATGCCGGTTCTTCCCGAGGGCGTACTCCCGCCGCCGACGTATCCCGTACCTCCTTACAATATGCTCGATTATAATATTCCTCATGGACACTGGCCCGAGGTGGTAATGCCAGAAATGTTACCGCCAGAG CCCTCGTCACCTTGTGACAGCCGACCAGTTTCTCCGAATGTTCAAGTTCCGCCGCCGCCGCTTCCGGTAGTACCTCGTGTCACGCCGAGATCGGCTCAAGAGACACAACTTCCACCCCCTCTGCACGATTCCCATCATCACCAACAGCACCAGCTCGTCGACCCTTTCAACAATTTGAACCTCAACGAT attaagCACATGGACGAAGATAGATTGCACGATCTCGGAATATCGCCGAACGTGGTCGCGCAGCTTCGCTCTCTCGAAAAGATAAACGGCCTGCAGAGGCCTTCGCAGAGCAGCAAACCGCCGTCTTCGTATAGCGCCTCTCAAATTCGCCATCAGCAATCGTCGGGAAGTGAATCGGGGAGCAGTACGGGCAGTCATTCGCCCCCGGACACGCCAGCGCTGTCCGCTCCGGGCTCGATCGGTCACGGACGGCAGAGGCAGCCGTCTCCGCCGCTGTATCTGTTTCACCACTATCCCCGTCCCGTGTTTTCAGCTCCATTCCCGTCGTACCGACCGAACTTCACGCCGTTCACGGCGAACGGCGAAGCGCCGATGTACGGACCACAGTACAATCCTTCCTACGTTCCTATACCGATGTTCACCCAGCCGAAGGTGTCGTGCTTTAACTGCGGCACGACGGGTCACACCGGCAGTGAATGTAAAGAACCTTCTATCGAGGAAGTGACGCGAGCCGGTGGTTATCAATTGGATTACAGTACAGCGCCGCCAGACATAAATGACAAATAA
- the LOC143910173 gene encoding uncharacterized protein LOC143910173 isoform X1, with protein sequence MVCKEDVLTWFKELESYKRIDAMCSLLNMCLPFELRFVGTYVEELGKRDFQELRGAELRANNPTELAHDVAAAAQDPRAPRKMALYVSLLRSCNTACAATLYAVLVGLERAGLLAGLRAGNDPLEELLLLYSMALHHPAFTFDQRSHFGDILDRLKLEEARHRQPAPPLPPLPSAPSPSPTPAADDYYSPPPPPHPSHPSHHHPHPHPHRQPNESHRYPDGAPCGNCLLANPSMRMYMKTPQLQGPPVTSDQMNDIITPVIVTNAPSSNEPLMPVLPEGVLPPPTYPVPPYNMLDYNIPHGHWPEVVMPEMLPPEMYKFSTPPSPFSQPSSPCDSRPVSPNVQVPPPPLPVVPRVTPRSAQETQLPPPLHDSHHHQQHQLVDPFNNLNLNDIKHMDEDRLHDLGISPNVVAQLRSLEKINGLQRPSQSSKPPSSYSASQIRHQQSSGSESGSSTGSHSPPDTPALSAPGSIGHGRQRQPSPPLYLFHHYPRPVFSAPFPSYRPNFTPFTANGEAPMYGPQYNPSYVPIPMFTQPKVSCFNCGTTGHTGSECKEPSIEEVTRAGGYQLDYSTAPPDINDK encoded by the exons ATGGTCTGCAAGGAGGACGTGCTCACGTGGTTTAAGGAGCTCGAGAGCTACAAGCGCATCGACGCCATGTGCAGTCTGCTCAACATGTGCCTGCCCTTCGAGCTGCGCTTCGTCGGCACGTACGTCGAGGAGTTGGGCAAGCGCGACTTCCAGGAGCTGCGCGGCGCCGAGTTGCGCGCCAACAACCCCACCGAGCTGGCGCACGACGTGGCCGCCGCCGCGCAGGACCCGCGCGCGCCCCGCAAAATGGCGCTCTACGTCTCCCTGCTCAGGTCCTGCAACACGGCCTGCGCCGCCACCCTCTACGCCGTGCTCGTCGGCCTCGAACGCGCCGGCCTCCTCGCCGGCCTCCGCGCCGGCAACGACCCTCTCGAGGAGCTCCTGCTGCTCTACTCCATGGCCCTCCACCACCCCGCCTTCACCTTCGACCAGCGCTCCCACTTCGGCGACATCCTCGACCGCCTCAAACTCGAGGAGGCGCGCCACCGCCAACCCGCACCCCCGCTCCCTCCCCTGCCCTCGGCCCCCTCCCCCTCACCCACCCCCGCCGCCGACGACTACTACTCGCCTCCGCCCCCGCCGCACCCCTCACACCCCTCACACCACCACCCCCACCCGCACCCGCACCGCCAGCCCAACGAGAGCCACCGCTACCCCGACGGAGCCCCCTGCGGCAACTGCCTCCTGGCCAACCCCTCCATGAGGATGTACATGAAGACGCCTCAGCTCCAG GGACCGCCGGTGACGTCGGATCAGATGAACGACATCATAACTCCGGTGATAGTGACGAATGCGCCGAGCTCAAACGAGCCCCTCATGCCGGTTCTTCCCGAGGGCGTACTCCCGCCGCCGACGTATCCCGTACCTCCTTACAATATGCTCGATTATAATATTCCTCATGGACACTGGCCCGAGGTGGTAATGCCAGAAATGTTACCGCCAGAG ATGTATAAGTTTTCAACGCCTCCATCACCATTTTCGCAGCCCTCGTCACCTTGTGACAGCCGACCAGTTTCTCCGAATGTTCAAGTTCCGCCGCCGCCGCTTCCGGTAGTACCTCGTGTCACGCCGAGATCGGCTCAAGAGACACAACTTCCACCCCCTCTGCACGATTCCCATCATCACCAACAGCACCAGCTCGTCGACCCTTTCAACAATTTGAACCTCAACGAT attaagCACATGGACGAAGATAGATTGCACGATCTCGGAATATCGCCGAACGTGGTCGCGCAGCTTCGCTCTCTCGAAAAGATAAACGGCCTGCAGAGGCCTTCGCAGAGCAGCAAACCGCCGTCTTCGTATAGCGCCTCTCAAATTCGCCATCAGCAATCGTCGGGAAGTGAATCGGGGAGCAGTACGGGCAGTCATTCGCCCCCGGACACGCCAGCGCTGTCCGCTCCGGGCTCGATCGGTCACGGACGGCAGAGGCAGCCGTCTCCGCCGCTGTATCTGTTTCACCACTATCCCCGTCCCGTGTTTTCAGCTCCATTCCCGTCGTACCGACCGAACTTCACGCCGTTCACGGCGAACGGCGAAGCGCCGATGTACGGACCACAGTACAATCCTTCCTACGTTCCTATACCGATGTTCACCCAGCCGAAGGTGTCGTGCTTTAACTGCGGCACGACGGGTCACACCGGCAGTGAATGTAAAGAACCTTCTATCGAGGAAGTGACGCGAGCCGGTGGTTATCAATTGGATTACAGTACAGCGCCGCCAGACATAAATGACAAATAA
- the Rpn3 gene encoding regulatory particle non-ATPase 3 — translation MAADQQPQDVEMKSAGAESPGSAGEAAKPGVQTAASVVQELREQARQIDKAVAAKEPRFILRVLRALPLTRRKLTPAVLRAVITSMYPPGLERDSLLPYVDEKNATSTTETEPPRARAPTKSPAPEVDCYFHLLVLLKLIDTNRLDEATVCSDKLMNKITSQNRRTLDLVAAKCYFYHTRVAELNDNLVGIRAFLYARLRTATLRNDCEGQAVLINCLLRNYLHYSLYDQADKLVSKSVYPETASNNEWARFLYYLGRIKAARLEYSEAHKHLVQAMRKAPQTAAVGFRQTVQKLAILVELLLGDIPDRKIFRQAALRKSLVPYFQLTQAVRMGNLQRFSEVLENFEQQFRNDHTFMLMFRLRHNVIKTAIRSIGLSYSHISSQDIARKLGLKSAEDAEFFVAKAIRDGVIEATLDPETGNMSSKESSDIYCTREPQLAFHQRISFCLDLHKQSVKAMRYPPKSYGKELESAEERREREQQDLELAKEMAEEDDDGFP, via the coding sequence ATGGCAGCGGATCAGCAGCCACAGGACGTGGAGATGAAGAGTGCTGGAGCGGAGAGTCCAGGAAGTGCGGGCGAGGCGGCCAAACCTGGCGTGCAGACGGCCGCCTCCGTGGTCCAGGAACTGCGCGAACAGGCCAGGCAGATAGACAAAGCCGTGGCTGCCAAGGAGCCTCGTTTCATACTGCGCGTATTGCGAGCCCTACCTTTAACTCGACGCAAACTCACCCCTGCGGTTCTTCGCGCAGTCATCACTTCCATGTATCCACCTGGCCTAGAAAGGGACTCTCTCCTGCCCTACGTAGATGAGAAAAACGCCACTTCAACGACCGAAACGGAGCCGCCCCGAGCTCGTGCCCCAACCAAGAGTCCCGCACCGGAGGTAGATTGCTACTTCCACTTGCTCGTACTGCTTAAACTCATCGACACCAACCGGCTAGACGAGGCCACCGTCTGTTCCGATAAACTAATGAACAAGATCACATCTCAAAACAGGCGCACTTTGGATCTCGTCGCCGCCAAGTGCTACTTCTATCACACTAGAGTTGCTGAACTCAACGATAACTTGGTTGGAATCCGAGCTTTCCTCTATGCTCGTCTTCGCACGGCCACTCTAAGGAACGACTGTGAAGGTCAAGCCGTCTTAATCAATTGCTTACTACGTAACTATCTCCACTATTCTCTCTATGATCAAGCGGACAAGTTGGTCAGCAAGTCCGTGTATCCGGAAACAGCGAGCAATAACGAGTGGGCgagatttttatattacttggGACGTATTAAGGCCGCCAGATTGGAATACAGCGAAGCTCATAAACACCTCGTTCAAGCTATGAGGAAGGCTCCTCAAACGGCTGCCGTCGGATTCAGACAGACTGTACAAAAGTTGGCGATCTTAGTTGAACTTTTATTGGGTGATATTCCCGATAGAAAGATATTCCGACAGGCTGCTCTGCGCAAGTCTCTGGTGCCGTACTTCCAACTGACGCAGGCTGTCAGAATGGGCAATCTTCAACGGTTCAGCGAGGTGTTGGAGAACTTCGAACAGCAGTTCAGGAACGACCACACATTCATGTTAATGTTCAGATTGCGACACAATGTCATCAAGACGGCGATCCGTTCTATCGGTTTGTCGTATTCGCACATATCATCTCAAGACATTGCGCGTAAGCTAGGTTTGAAGTCTGCAGAAGATGCAGAGTTTTTCGTCGCCAAGGCTATACGAGATGGCGTCATCGAAGCTACGCTCGATCCCGAGACGGGAAATATGAGCAGCAAAGAGAGTTCCGATATATATTGCACTCGTGAACCGCAGTTAGCTTTTCATCAAAGGATTTCGTTTTGCTTAGATTTGCACAAACAGAGTGTTAAAGCTATGAGATATCCCCCAAAGTCGTACGGCAAAGAGTTGGAAAGTGCCGAGGAGAGAAGAGAAAGAGAACAGCAAGACTTAGAATTAGCTAAAGAGATGGCGGAAGAGGACGATGATGGTTTCCCTTGa